AAGCTGCAGGCCCAGCAGGAGGACATCCAGCGGGTCCTGAACGACCTGCGGGCCTTCATGCAGACCGAGCGGTCCCTGTATCAGGTGAACACCAAAAAAGTACTGCCCCAGCGCTGCATCACCCGGCGTGCCCGCTGCGCCCCCGAGCATTCCTGTGCCTTCATTGATGCCACACAGCCAGCGCTGCTCACGGCTCTCAGAGAGGCAGGAGCCCACCCGGCCGGGTCTGGAATCGTGCGGTACTTCGAGAGCGAGGGGGAGGACACCTGGGATGTGGAGGTCTGCCAGCCCTTTGCGATCGATGGACCCCTGCTGCTTCCAGAAGGGTTCGATGTGCTGACCCTCCCGGGAGGAACAGCGGCCTACACGGTGCATGGGGGGGAATGCGGCGGGGACTTCGGGCTGCAGGGTGCCTATGAAGCGGTCTGGAACTGGATCCGGGAACACGGCCACGAAACCCAGGGCCCCCCCTATGAGGTGTACCTGTTCGAACAGGGCAACACCGACGACACCGCCGATTACCGCACCGAGGTGGCCTGGCTGATCCGCTGAGCCGGGAAACACCACTCCCGCACAACAACAGAAAACCCACGCAAGAGGTTTCGCCAGAAGCGAAGCCAAGGAGGAGTCATGTCTACACGCAGGCTGGGAAACACAGGCATTCAGGTCAGCGCCCTCGGACTGGGCGGATGGACCATCGGAGGCCCCTTCCGGGGCGGCACCGACGAATGGGGTTACGGACCGGTGGACGACCGGGAATCCATCCAGGCGATCCAGAGGGCGGTCGACCTGGGCGTGACCTTCTTTGACACCGCTGCCAATTATGGGGCTGGGCACAGTGAGAGGATTCTGGGAAAGGCCCTCGGCAGTCACAGGTCCAGCGTGGTGATCGCCACGAAGTTCGGCTACCGGGTGCTGGACGACCAGAAGCTGGTAGACGGTCCGGAGGTCTATCAGGAAGCCATCCGCCGCTCCTGCGAGGCCAGCCTGCGCAGGTTGGGTACGGAATACATCGACCTGTTCCAGTTCCATGTGGGCGATCATCCAGCGGATCAGGTGGATGATGTGCTGGACACCCTGGAATCCCTGGTGGCGGAGGGCCACATCCGCGCCTATGGATGGAGCACCGATGATCCGGTGCGGGCCAGGGCTTTCACCGCCGGAAAGCACTGTGCGGCCATCCAGCACCAGCTCAACATCTTCGAGGACAATCCTGAAATGCTCAGGCTCTGCGAGAAGATTGGCATTGCCAGCATCAACCGGGGTCCTCTGGCAATGGGCCTGCTGACCGGAAAATACGCCAGAGGTGCACGCTTCGACTCCACCGACATTCGCGGTGCCAACGTACCATGGATGAAGTACTTCCAGAACGGTCAGCCCAATCCTGAATGGCTTGCCCGCCTGGAGCAGGTGAAGGACATCCTCACCTCTCAGGGCCGGACCCTTGCCCAGGGTGCACTGGCCTGGCTGTGGGCACACAGCCCGGTGACCCTGCCGATTCCGGGATTCCGAACGGTGGCGCAGGCGGAGGAAAATGCCCGCGCCCTGAAATTCGGACCACTGACCCCGCGGCAGATGCAGGAGATCGACCGGATCCTCGGACGGGAGGACTTCAGGGCTCCCTCGAGCGGGAACGAAGCCGAATCCGCAAGAGGCGGGTCCGCCGCCTGAGGCGGCGAGCGTCGGATGGGCTTGCCCCGGTTACGTGGACAGTAGGATCAAGGTGCCAGGGCGATGGGCTGGGTGTGGCGTGAGTCCGTCGTCTGTCCGTGCCAGGGGGGCGCCGATGCAGATGTGAATGCCCTCGCCGAACGCGACGTGCTTGTCGGCGTCCGGGCGGGTGATGTCGAAGACGTCGGGATGGGAGAAGCGCTCCGGGTCCCGGTTGGCCGTGGCCAGGCCGACCATCATCGGCACCCCCTTGGGGATGTGGGTCCCGCCCAGCTCCAGGTCCTCCTTGGCGATCCGCCGCGAGATGAAATCCACCGGGCCCCAGTACCGCAGCGTCTCCTCGACCAGGCCCTTCACCAGGCTGGGGTTCGCCTTCGTTTTCCTGGAATATCGGGTTCTCGCCTGGTGGACACATCCACTCGACCAGCTCGTCCGACACGGGGGAGCTCCCCACTCTCACTGGCCGAGCGACTGGGGCGGCGGTTTGGCGCTGAAGGCGGGCAAGTAGCACTTGCCCTGGTACTCGTAGAGAACGTCCGGGCACGGGGCCTTGAGTTCATGCGGCAACCAGCAGGCACCGACCAACTCGACCTCGGCGTAGCGGGTGCAGGGAGGGCGCTTCTGCCCTTTGAAGGGCTCGCGCGGCAGCGGACGGGCGAGCACGGACTCCCCAGCATCCGCGGTGTCCACGAGACCTCCGCTGAGTTGCACCCGCCAGTCCGTCACCGGGGCCGCGCCCTGCTCGGCGGCGGGTTTGAGCACCAGGGCCGTCGCCCCGCTCGTCTCGTGTGTGGCCCGGTAGAGCTCCCCCTGGTTGCCAGCGGACTGCGGCACCTGCTCGTGAAGCTGGTACGGCCCCAACCGCTCCGCTTCCTCCCACTTCTCCTCTGCCTTCTTCTTCTCGTCCATGCGTGCTCCTCGCGGGCCTCCCCGCCCACCGGAAGCCCGAGGCTCTTGTTCGCATGGAGTCGAGCCCTTGCGCCAGGAGGTGCTCGGGTGCATCAGGGACGTCCTACCTTGGAGAGGGTCCCGGAAGCACGGCAGTACCACCCGTGAGGCCAGTACGAAGTGTCAGTACGAAGTAAATGGCGAAAGTCGAGTCTGACACCTCCTGCTGGGGTGTTCCTCTTCGGTTCGGCGTTGCAAGTGACGCTGCACTTCCACTCAGGAGCGCCACGGAATCTGGGCAAGCCCCACCCGGGAAGGAGCGGGGCAAAGCCTCCCTCCGCCCCTGCCCTATGCGTCCTCAGCAGGAGGCGGATGTCGCGCCGTGACAGCAACTGCGTGTCTCCTCAATCAGGCAAGCACAGCTGTCGCGGGCCGCTGTCTTCATCTCCCGCCTGAATTCCCAACACCTCTGTGCCGCCATAGGCGCCCTTGAGAGTGAATTCAGTGTCGGCGTAGCAGTAGAAACGATCATCAATCCCCACCCTCACCCACCAGACGCCTGCAGCGGGATTCTCAACAACATAATCACACTGATTGGTGTATACATTGCAGTAGTCGTAACTGGTTCCTGCCGGAATCGAATCAAATCCAACATCCATGGCCAGAAAGCACTTACCGCTCGTGCAGTTCACACGGCGCGCCGCGGAGAACTTCAAGTATTGGGTACCTGCCGGCACTTCCAGGAAGTACACACTGTCGGTAGACTCCCCGTAAGGATACAAGAAGCCGTACTCGACCACATTATTCTGGAGCTGGTATCCCAGTTCCGTCTCGGTAGTCGAGGCAGCAGAGGTCGACGCCAGCGCGCTCTCGGACGTCGTTGGCTCAGATGCCCCACAGGCCATCAAGAAAAGCAACATGCCAATCGCGGAAAGGCGCGCGCACGTGGATCCAGATACATCACTCAGACAGCTCATTCGAGTTCCTCGGTGGATATGTGAATACTTCGATCGCAGGATCATGCATCCAAGAGCCCCACACAACATTTTCGACGTGTTGGCAAGGGCGGACAGAGGGCGCGGCATCGCGACGGGCAAAAGGCATTGGTCCTGGTAGGCCCGGGTCTGCGGTGGGCAGGGGCGTTTCTCAATTGGCAGCCAGCATGCGCCAGATACCTCCACCTCGAGGCCTTCCGTGCATGGTGCCCGCTTCTGGTTCTTCACCGGGCGTGGAGCATCGCCGGACCGGCCCGGCACGGGATCCACGTAGACGTCCGTGGCCCAGACTTCCTCCTGGGCTTCCACCTCTTGCACCCACCTCTCGGCAGTGGGGGCCAACATCGCCGGAAGCAGCCTCACCACGAGCGCGGCAGCACCCGACAGTACCAGTCGCCGCCACGGGCGCGACTCGTTGGAAGCATGGAGGGCTTGGTCCATGCACCTATTCCCTCAGAGGGACGTAGTTGAAAACGGCCGAGGAAATGAAACGTACCCGCCAGTCGTTCAGCCCTACCGAGGTCTTCTCGTCCTCGGCGGCGGGCTTGAGCACCAGGGCCAACACCCCGCTCGTCTCGAGCTTGGCCCGGTAGAGTTCCACATGCCCTCGTTCAATACCTCTTCACGCTGTGCCTGGCTGGTGCTACCCGTGGCCCTGTCCTTCGCCTGTGGTGGAACCTTCATTTCCGATGATTCCCCTGACGAGCCCATCCTGGAACAGGTGCCCCTCACGATGTTGGCCGATCCCACGGCGTGTAGCGCCAACAATGGAGCCGGTCCCTTCCGCGTCTACATGTCTACCAGTGGGAATGATGCCAATTCCGGGCGCGCGTCGAGCAGCCCCGTCCGCACGCTGAACCGGGTGCAAGACATCATCAGGGCTGCAGCCCCCACCTGCCCCACGGAGGTGCGTATCGGTCTGGGCACCTATCATGGGCAGCGGGTGGACTGGACCTATGTATCAGGCCATGAAATCAAGTTCATGCCAGCCGATGGGACCAACGCCGCGCGTCCCGTTTTCGACGGATGCTCATCGGCGACCGGCTCCTGCACACAGGGCACGTGGTTCAAGCTCAGCGACGCCTACGGCGTCCAATCGAAGCTGCACTTCTGGTACATCCGCGTCCAGCGCTACAACACCGCCATCAGCTTCAACGGCATGCGCGATACCGTGTCGGGCTACAACGGCGGCAACCGCATCTACGGCTGCTACTTCGATCGGATCGGCAACGGCTGGGCGGGTGCAGAGGGCCATACGCCCAGCACGGCGGCCGTGCGGCTGGTGAACTCGGACGACAACATCATCGAGAACAACCACTTCTACAACATTACCAACTCCACTAGCCCCGGCCTGCTCCACGCCATCTACGTCGCGCACAAGTCGGAGCGTAATTCCATCCAGCGCAACGCCTTCAGGCGCGTGTCCGGTGATGCCATCCGCATCCGAGACTACTCCAACTACAACATCATCAACCAGAATCGCATCAGCCAGGCCGGAAGCTATGGGTACTCGGAATGGTTCTGCGACTCCGCCCAGAACACCGACTGCACACTGGCCACCGAGTGTCGCTCGTACCAGAACGAGTTCCGCGACAACACGCTGGATGGAACCTACTCCTGCCAACCCATGTCCACCTGGGTGTACTACCAGACGGATTATCCGGCGAACTGTGCGCGTGCGCAACTCGACCCGCGCCTGCGTACCAGCGGCAATGAAAAAACCGCTACGCCCTGCTCACAGTGAGCATCCACGGATCGACCCACCAGGCGTGAGTTCCCAGCCCCATACAAGCAGCAGCCGAAAGCCTCCACCGCTCCCGTGCCTCTACCATATGTAAAGGATTGCAGGGCATTGTCGATGCGGGTACCGAGCCCGAACCGGTGACGGAGGCATCAAGCTCCTCGCTGGGCCGCTCCCTTCTGTGCCGCGTACACAAGAGGCGACGCCTCAGCGGGGTTCGGAGCCGCCACCGTCCAGACTGGTGACAGGAGAGCGCGGCACCGCGACGGGCAGACGGGTTCTCCTGACTCTCTACCCGATGAAGATGTCGGCGATCTCGTTGGGGTTCACCTCGCCAAGAATCTCAAGGATGAAATCGATGCGCGCCACGGTTGCGGCCTTCTTGGGGTTACCTACCAGGGCGGCGCGAAGTTGCCGGAACTCGTCAAGGACGACGGGCAGGTCGACGATGTCCACGGAAATGCCCGACTGGAAGAGCGGCACCCAGTGGAGACCGAGCTTCTCGGCTGTGGCGGCCCATTCGGTGCCATACGCTCCTTCCGTAGCCACCGGGATGTAGAGACGCTCCCGCTCCTGCTCCTTGAATTTGATGAGGATGGCCACAGACATCAGCGCCCTCCCAGCTCATCGGTCACGAAGTCAGGCACGGGTGGCAGGAAAAGGTTGACGCCCAAACGTACGTCGAATGTCCAGCCCGGATATTTGACGCGAAGGGCCTGCAGTTCTGAACCATCCAATCAGGAAGGGCCATGCCAGGCAATCAGTTCCCCCAAGCAGGTGCGGAGGAGGCGAGCGCGGGATCGAGGCAGCGGCCAGGAAGGAGCGGATGAAGGAGAGGACGCCGCGAGTGGACCAGGCAGAATTACGCGCATGGCGGAATGGGGGCCGTGTTGAGGGGGCGGGCTGGAGCAAAGGGGTCGAGGAGGGCCGCTGCCGGAGAGAGCAAGGGCGTGCGCCGCGCCGGTGCAGGGGGCACGCCGAAGGCGATGGGCTTCTTCTAGAGAGACCAGGAAGGTCGCCGAGGGGGAGCTGCCGCCCGCGGCTCCTTCCGCCATGGGTGCGTCAAGGACAGAAGCGGTGGATCCACCGGCGCATGTCTTCCTGGTCGTTGTTGAGGAAGGAGAACCAGTTGGCGCGCTCCTCGTGGAGGAAGAGTTCGAGCAGGTGGCCGAGGGAGAGGAGTTGGGGAGAGGGGCGCTCCTGCTGCGCGGTGTCGATGGCTTCGGGCCACTCGCCGAGGGTGATCAGAACGCGCTCGCCTTCGAGGGGAGGCAGGGTCTGGAAGGAGACGTCTGGGAAGGGGAGGTGCCGCCGCAGGACCTCGAGTCCACCGAGCCGGCCGAGAAGGGGCAGGCCGAGGAAGGTGAGCCAGTAGGCGCCTCGGGCGTTGGTGCCGATGTGCTGGCTGGTCTCCCCGAGCTTGTAGATATCCAGACCCGGATAGCGGTCGCGCAGCTCGCGGACGGTGCGGTGGGCCGCGAACCAGCATCCGTCGGGGGCGACGAGGGCGAAGCTGGCGTAGCCGAAGCTGAAGGGCAGTTCGCGAGCGAGTTCGAGAGCGAGGGCGCGCACGTGGGCGGGGCCGTGTTCCACCAGGTACTCGGTGGGCAGTGTGAAGTTCACGGCGCAGGTGGGATCCTCATCGTGCATGAACCGCGTTTCGTCGAGCCAGCACCCCCAGTACTCAAAGGTGTAGCCGCTCGCCGCGTCACAGTGCTCCACCAACTCGACCTGGCAGGCGATGGGCCAGTTCCGCTCGAGCATCTTCTCGCGGACGTGCTCCCAGCCTTTGTCATCGAGAGGCTGGAAGTCACCATTGTCGTCGGGGTACCAGCCCAATGCCTGGGGGTGAATGGCACGGCGGTACGTTTGCAGGGCCCGCCATACGGCATGAATCACTTCTCCGTGGGAGCGGCGCATGAAGAAGCAGATGACGATGCCATCACGAGCCACAGGGAAACCCCTGTCTGTCTGCACTCGGAGGATGGGAAGGTGCTTCTTCATCAATAAATCCCCTGTGGCGTGAGGCGAAAGACTTCCGCACCCAGTGCCTCTTTGTAGATCTGGCCTTGATTCGCGCCGGGAAAGGCTCCCCTCGGGCCGTAATCCGTCCACCTTGAACGGTTGGATGGGGGACAAGGGAACTTGAAGTCGAGGACGAGCGCGGCCTGAAGGAGATTATTGTAGTCCGCGTGGAGGACGATATCGGGCTTGATGGTGCCCTTCAGCCTGTCGGTACAACCCTCTTTGATGAACTGCTGCTCCTGCTCGCGGCTGATGGTCTCGAGGATCTGGCTGGTCCGATAGAAGCGGTAGCGCTGCTCGATGCTGAAGGGGGCGGGCCAGAGCTGAGAGAGTACCTCGCGAGCGCAGGCGAGGGCGATGTCGTGCTTCTGCCTGCCCAGGAGCATGGCGCGGGTGATGGGCTCACCGCAGCCGTCCACGTCCATTTCCTCGCCGCATTCCTCCCGGGTGGGAGGGCGATTGCCGAAGTGCGAGGAGTTGACCCGATGCTCGGCCAGCCGGGCGCACTCCGTGAGGCGCTCCTGCAACTCCCTGGCCTTCTCCGCGTCGTGGTGGAGCACGGACATGACCAGT
This is a stretch of genomic DNA from Archangium violaceum. It encodes these proteins:
- a CDS encoding MerR family transcriptional regulator; protein product: MRDLIRSGHFAQIARLTRKALRVYAEQGLLRPVHTDPLSGYHYYSFSQLEDARRITRLRDFNMSLEDIRESLRAWHAPELSSLLQQQQRKLQAQQEDIQRVLNDLRAFMQTERSLYQVNTKKVLPQRCITRRARCAPEHSCAFIDATQPALLTALREAGAHPAGSGIVRYFESEGEDTWDVEVCQPFAIDGPLLLPEGFDVLTLPGGTAAYTVHGGECGGDFGLQGAYEAVWNWIREHGHETQGPPYEVYLFEQGNTDDTADYRTEVAWLIR
- a CDS encoding aldo/keto reductase encodes the protein MSTRRLGNTGIQVSALGLGGWTIGGPFRGGTDEWGYGPVDDRESIQAIQRAVDLGVTFFDTAANYGAGHSERILGKALGSHRSSVVIATKFGYRVLDDQKLVDGPEVYQEAIRRSCEASLRRLGTEYIDLFQFHVGDHPADQVDDVLDTLESLVAEGHIRAYGWSTDDPVRARAFTAGKHCAAIQHQLNIFEDNPEMLRLCEKIGIASINRGPLAMGLLTGKYARGARFDSTDIRGANVPWMKYFQNGQPNPEWLARLEQVKDILTSQGRTLAQGALAWLWAHSPVTLPIPGFRTVAQAEENARALKFGPLTPRQMQEIDRILGREDFRAPSSGNEAESARGGSAA
- a CDS encoding cytochrome P450 — its product is MKGLVEETLRYWGPVDFISRRIAKEDLELGGTHIPKGVPMMVGLATANRDPERFSHPDVFDITRPDADKHVAFGEGIHICIGAPLARTDDGLTPHPAHRPGTLILLST
- a CDS encoding right-handed parallel beta-helix repeat-containing protein, whose translation is MPADGTNAARPVFDGCSSATGSCTQGTWFKLSDAYGVQSKLHFWYIRVQRYNTAISFNGMRDTVSGYNGGNRIYGCYFDRIGNGWAGAEGHTPSTAAVRLVNSDDNIIENNHFYNITNSTSPGLLHAIYVAHKSERNSIQRNAFRRVSGDAIRIRDYSNYNIINQNRISQAGSYGYSEWFCDSAQNTDCTLATECRSYQNEFRDNTLDGTYSCQPMSTWVYYQTDYPANCARAQLDPRLRTSGNEKTATPCSQ
- a CDS encoding type VI immunity family protein translates to MKKHLPILRVQTDRGFPVARDGIVICFFMRRSHGEVIHAVWRALQTYRRAIHPQALGWYPDDNGDFQPLDDKGWEHVREKMLERNWPIACQVELVEHCDAASGYTFEYWGCWLDETRFMHDEDPTCAVNFTLPTEYLVEHGPAHVRALALELARELPFSFGYASFALVAPDGCWFAAHRTVRELRDRYPGLDIYKLGETSQHIGTNARGAYWLTFLGLPLLGRLGGLEVLRRHLPFPDVSFQTLPPLEGERVLITLGEWPEAIDTAQQERPSPQLLSLGHLLELFLHEERANWFSFLNNDQEDMRRWIHRFCP